A single genomic interval of Camelina sativa cultivar DH55 chromosome 11, Cs, whole genome shotgun sequence harbors:
- the LOC104727204 gene encoding homeobox-leucine zipper protein ATHB-5-like produces MKRSRGSSDSLAGFLPIRHSTTDKQISPRPTNTGFLYSGAGDYSQMFDALDDDGSLDDMGGVGHASSTAAEKKRRLSVEQVKALEKNFEIDNKLEPERKVKLAQELGLQPRQVAIWFQNRRARWKTKQLERDYGVLKSNFDALKRSRDSLQRDNDSLLGQIKELRAKLKVDGVNGVEENGVVKAADANQTTVVMANNEVLELNHRPPPPHIPTEAPAPTSELAYEMFTIFPRTESFSEDPADSSDDSSAVLNEEYSPTTVEAAGAVAATMMGCFSQFLKMEEHEDLFSGEEACKLFADNEQWYCSDQWNS; encoded by the exons ATGAAGAGATCACGTGGAAGCTCCGATTCTTTGGCCGGTTTCTTACCAATTCGCCATTCTACAAcag ACAAACAAATAAGTCCAAGACCAACAAACACGGGCTTTCTCTATTCCGGCGCCGGAGACTACTCTCAGATGTTCGACGCTTTAGACGACGACGGGAGTCTAGACGACATGGGAGGCGTTGGACACGCGTCTTCCACTGCCGCGGAGAAAAAACGGAGGTTGAGTGTAGAGCAAGTGAAAGCGTTAGAGAAGAATTTTGAGATTGATAACAAGCTAGAGCCGGAGAGGAAAGTGAAGCTGGCTCAAGAACTTGGGTTGCAGCCGCGACAAGTCGCGATCTGGTTTCAGAACCGCCGTGCTCGGTGGAAGACAAAGCAGCTTGAACGTGATTACGGCGTTCTTAAGTCAAACTTTGATGCACTCAAACGCAGCCGCGACTCGCTTCAACGCGATAACGATTCTCTCCTTGGACAG ATTAAAGAGCTCAGAGCAAAACTTAAGGTGGATGGGGTCAATGGTGTAGAAGAGAACGGGGTTGTCAAAGCGGCGGATGCAAATCAGACGACGGTGGTGATGGCTAATAATGAAGTCTTAGAGCTAAACCACCGTCCTCCGCCACCGCATATTCCTACGGAAGCTCCAGCTCCGACGTCGGAGCTCGCGTACGAAATGTTTACCATTTTTCCACGGACCGAAAGCTTCAGCGAAGATCCTGCCGATAGCAGTGACGACTCGAGCGCGGTGTTGAACGAAGAGTATAGTCCCACGACCGTTGAAGCGGCGGGTGCAGTGGCGGCAACGATGATGGGTTGTTTCAGCCAGTTCTTAAAGATGGAAGAGCATGAAGATCTGTTCAGTGGAGAGGAAGCTTGCAAGTTGTTTGCGGACAATGAACAATGGTATTGCTCCGATCAGTGGAATTCGTAA
- the LOC104727205 gene encoding uncharacterized protein LOC104727205, with product MECRKHNHHGSKGVCPTCLRDKLSRLPNTTSYYIVHRSDDRSTSSTTVSSSPSSPAVKDHRRAGSMSMSFAVREALSGNLIEALGGGLKKSRSMAHVPRDYNNNNNNNTGRDSTKKKKTKEKLKSTTVKKTGFWTKLLHLKGKGVASADVGGLVSSRQRVY from the coding sequence atggaatgCAGAAAACACAACCACCATGGCAGCAAAGGAGTTTGCCCAACTTGTTTACGAGATAAACTCTCCCGGTTACCTAACACGACGTCGTACTACATCGTTCACCGATCCGATGATCGATCTACTTCCTCCACAACCGTTTCGTCTTCTCCGTCGTCTCCGGCGGTTAAGGATCATCGGAGAGCTGGTTCGATGTCGATGTCTTTCGCTGTGAGGGAAGCGTTGAGTGGTAATCTGATCGAAGCTTTAGGTGGAGGGTTGAAGAAAAGCAGATCTATGGCGCATGTTCCCAGggattataataataataataataataatactggTAGGGAttcgacgaagaagaagaagaccaaggaGAAGTTGAAATCTACGACGGTGAAGAAGACTGGGTTTTGGACTAAGTTGCTTCATCTCAAAGGAAAAGGCGTTGCTTCCGCCGACGTCGGTGGATTGGTTTCTTCACGTCAACGAGTTTATTAA
- the LOC104727206 gene encoding LMBR1 domain-containing protein 2 homolog A-like isoform X2 — translation MELVILEYVSTHLGFEDAGDFTVSERLKTSIHVNLVFYLVLGFIGLLGLILLIMMHRNWTGSILGYAMACSNTFGLVTGAFLLGFGLSEIPKTLWKNADWTTRQKVLSHKIAKIAVKLDNAHQELSNAIVVAQATSTQMSKRDPMRPYMNVIDAMLAKMFREDPSFKPQGGQLGENDMDYDTDEKSMATLRRHLRNAKDEYYRYKSEYLTYITEALVLEDTMKNYERRDATGWKYISSFRASRTGNMGNFLDTFEFMWRCILKKQIQMVLAVVMGIMSAAILLAEATLLLSKLDLSLFSILISSVKSDELLVQAFAFVPLVYMCVCTYYSLFKIGMLMIYSLTPRQTSSVNLLMICSMIARYAPPISYNFINLIQLHSETIFEKKMGRIDDAVPVFGQRFNEIYPLIMVIYTLLVASNFFDRIFNYFGSWKRFRFQTESEDTDGFDPSGVMILKKERTWLEEGQKVGEHVLPLARNFNDVDIEPGSNFSENSSVEMKMSSSYDIDTVKGSSSKDDMSRKYGSAREAITNKYAAIREQQNKHSPSSIKKPENMASAKVSLLETDSSGPSSNGEGSGEPSSRLASTWRNMKQGIQSFKENVATKKFLPLRQGPETTTLTSTSRVVTSSVPQSLDEIFQRLKNRSVEHGHYLDEDDEV, via the exons ATGGAGTTGGTCATACTGGAGTACGTTTCTACTCACCTG GGTTTTGAAGATGCTGGAGACTTTACAGTGTCAGAGAGATTGAAGACTAGCATACATGTCAACTTAGTTTTCTATCTTGTTCTGGGATTCATCGGTCTTCTCGGTCTTATCCTTCTCATCATGATGCACAGGAACTG GACAGGAAGCATTTTGGGTTATGCTATGGCATGTTCAAATACTTTTGGGCTGGTGACTGGTGCATTTCTTCTTGGCTTTGGCTTGAGCGAAATACCTAAGACCCTTTGGAAGAATGCAGACTGGACCACCCGCCAAAAAGTTCTCTCTCACAAAATTGCCAAAATTGCTGTGAAACTTGATAATGCCCATCAGGAACTTTCAAATGCGATTGTG GTTGCTCAAGCGACTTCAACTCAAATGTCCAAGCGTGATCCTATGAGACCATACATGAATGTTATAGATGCTATGCTGGCTAAAATG TTCAGGGAAGACCCATCATTTAAGCCACAAGGTGGTCAGTTGGGTGAAAATGATATGGACTATGACACAGATGAGAAATCGATGGCAACTTTAAGGCGACACCTTCGAAATGCTAAGGATGAATATTACAGATATAAAAG TGAGTATCTAACTTACATTACCGAGGCCCTTGTTCTTGAAGACACAATGAAGAATTATGAACGCCGTGATGCAACTGGATG GAAATACATTTCGAGCTTCAGAGCTAGTCGAACTGGAAATATGGGGAATTTTCTCGACACATTCG AATTTATGTGGAGGTGTATattgaagaaacaaattcaGATGGTGTTGGCAGTAGTTATGGGGATTATGTCTGCTGCAATTCTTTTAGCAGAGGCAACTCTCCTTCTTAGTAAACTGGACTTGTCCCTCTTCTCAATACTTATTAGCTCTGTCAAATCCGATGAACTGCTAGTGCAG GCATTTGCTTTTGTACCTTTGGTGTATATGTGCGTCTGTACATACTattcactttttaaaattggGATGCTGATGATTTATTCCTTGACTCCTCGACAAACAAGTTCTGTGAATCTACTTATGATTTGCTC GATGATTGCTCGATATGCACCACCAATAtcttacaattttattaatCTCATTCAACTTCATTCCGAGACTATATTTGAGAAG AAAATGGGTAGAATTGATGATGCTGTCCCGGTCTTTGGACAACGGTTTAATGAAATATATCCGCTCATAATGGTTATCTACACATTGCTAGTTGCAAGCAATTTCTTTGATCGCATATTTAATTACTTTGGTAGCTGGAAAAGATTTAGATTTCAAACAGAGAGCGAGGATACAGACGGGTTTGATCCTTCGGGGGTAATGATTCttaaaaaag AACGAACATGGCTCGAAGAAGGACAAAAAGTCGGCGAGCATGTTCTTCCATTAGCAAGGAACTTCAACGATGTTGACATTGAACCAGGAAGCAATTTCTCT GAAAATTCATCTGTTGAAATGAAGATGTCGTCGAGCTATGACATAGACACAGTGAAAGGAAGTTCATCGAAAGATGATATGTCCCGTAAATACGGATCAGCTAGAGAAGCAATCACAAACAAATATGCAGCCATTAGAGAACAACAGAACAAACACTCGCCATCTTCTATCAAAAAGCCAGAGAACATGGCTTCAGCGAAAGTGTCCTTACTGGAAACAGACAGTTCAGGTCCAAGTAGTAATGGTGAAGGATCAGGAGAGCCATCGTCTCGTTTGGCTTCCACATGGCGAAACATGAAACAAGGAATCCAGAGTTTTAAAGAAAATGTAGCAACCAAGAAGTTTCTTCCACTAAGACAGGGACCAGAAACAACAACACTAACCAGCACAAGCAGAGTAGTGACTTCATCGGTGCCACAGTCGCTAGATGAGATATTCCAGAGACTGAAAAACCGGTCTGTAGAACACGGGCACTAtctcgatgaagatgatgaagtttgA
- the LOC104727206 gene encoding LMBR1 domain-containing protein 2 homolog A-like isoform X1, translating to MWVFYLISLPLTLGLVVSTLRYFAGPEIPRYVLITVGYTWFCSVSVIILAPADIWTTLSLQPDHPENGAISFLWSWSYWSTFLLTWAVVPLIQGFEDAGDFTVSERLKTSIHVNLVFYLVLGFIGLLGLILLIMMHRNWTGSILGYAMACSNTFGLVTGAFLLGFGLSEIPKTLWKNADWTTRQKVLSHKIAKIAVKLDNAHQELSNAIVVAQATSTQMSKRDPMRPYMNVIDAMLAKMFREDPSFKPQGGQLGENDMDYDTDEKSMATLRRHLRNAKDEYYRYKSEYLTYITEALVLEDTMKNYERRDATGWKYISSFRASRTGNMGNFLDTFEFMWRCILKKQIQMVLAVVMGIMSAAILLAEATLLLSKLDLSLFSILISSVKSDELLVQAFAFVPLVYMCVCTYYSLFKIGMLMIYSLTPRQTSSVNLLMICSMIARYAPPISYNFINLIQLHSETIFEKKMGRIDDAVPVFGQRFNEIYPLIMVIYTLLVASNFFDRIFNYFGSWKRFRFQTESEDTDGFDPSGVMILKKERTWLEEGQKVGEHVLPLARNFNDVDIEPGSNFSENSSVEMKMSSSYDIDTVKGSSSKDDMSRKYGSAREAITNKYAAIREQQNKHSPSSIKKPENMASAKVSLLETDSSGPSSNGEGSGEPSSRLASTWRNMKQGIQSFKENVATKKFLPLRQGPETTTLTSTSRVVTSSVPQSLDEIFQRLKNRSVEHGHYLDEDDEV from the exons atgtGGGTTTTCTATCTGATCTCGTTGCCTCTAACCCTTGGATTAGTTGTTTCCACGCTCCGTTACTTCGCCGGACCGGAGATTCCTCGGTACGTTCTCATCACCGTTGGATACACCTGGTTTTGCTCCGTCTCCGTTATTATCCTCGCTCCTGCCGACATTTGGACG ACACTGTCTCTGCAACCTGATCACCCTGAGAATGGCGCCATTTCCTTCTTATGGAGTTGGTCATACTGGAGTACGTTTCTACTCACCTG GGCTGTGGTGCCCCTTATTCAGGGTTTTGAAGATGCTGGAGACTTTACAGTGTCAGAGAGATTGAAGACTAGCATACATGTCAACTTAGTTTTCTATCTTGTTCTGGGATTCATCGGTCTTCTCGGTCTTATCCTTCTCATCATGATGCACAGGAACTG GACAGGAAGCATTTTGGGTTATGCTATGGCATGTTCAAATACTTTTGGGCTGGTGACTGGTGCATTTCTTCTTGGCTTTGGCTTGAGCGAAATACCTAAGACCCTTTGGAAGAATGCAGACTGGACCACCCGCCAAAAAGTTCTCTCTCACAAAATTGCCAAAATTGCTGTGAAACTTGATAATGCCCATCAGGAACTTTCAAATGCGATTGTG GTTGCTCAAGCGACTTCAACTCAAATGTCCAAGCGTGATCCTATGAGACCATACATGAATGTTATAGATGCTATGCTGGCTAAAATG TTCAGGGAAGACCCATCATTTAAGCCACAAGGTGGTCAGTTGGGTGAAAATGATATGGACTATGACACAGATGAGAAATCGATGGCAACTTTAAGGCGACACCTTCGAAATGCTAAGGATGAATATTACAGATATAAAAG TGAGTATCTAACTTACATTACCGAGGCCCTTGTTCTTGAAGACACAATGAAGAATTATGAACGCCGTGATGCAACTGGATG GAAATACATTTCGAGCTTCAGAGCTAGTCGAACTGGAAATATGGGGAATTTTCTCGACACATTCG AATTTATGTGGAGGTGTATattgaagaaacaaattcaGATGGTGTTGGCAGTAGTTATGGGGATTATGTCTGCTGCAATTCTTTTAGCAGAGGCAACTCTCCTTCTTAGTAAACTGGACTTGTCCCTCTTCTCAATACTTATTAGCTCTGTCAAATCCGATGAACTGCTAGTGCAG GCATTTGCTTTTGTACCTTTGGTGTATATGTGCGTCTGTACATACTattcactttttaaaattggGATGCTGATGATTTATTCCTTGACTCCTCGACAAACAAGTTCTGTGAATCTACTTATGATTTGCTC GATGATTGCTCGATATGCACCACCAATAtcttacaattttattaatCTCATTCAACTTCATTCCGAGACTATATTTGAGAAG AAAATGGGTAGAATTGATGATGCTGTCCCGGTCTTTGGACAACGGTTTAATGAAATATATCCGCTCATAATGGTTATCTACACATTGCTAGTTGCAAGCAATTTCTTTGATCGCATATTTAATTACTTTGGTAGCTGGAAAAGATTTAGATTTCAAACAGAGAGCGAGGATACAGACGGGTTTGATCCTTCGGGGGTAATGATTCttaaaaaag AACGAACATGGCTCGAAGAAGGACAAAAAGTCGGCGAGCATGTTCTTCCATTAGCAAGGAACTTCAACGATGTTGACATTGAACCAGGAAGCAATTTCTCT GAAAATTCATCTGTTGAAATGAAGATGTCGTCGAGCTATGACATAGACACAGTGAAAGGAAGTTCATCGAAAGATGATATGTCCCGTAAATACGGATCAGCTAGAGAAGCAATCACAAACAAATATGCAGCCATTAGAGAACAACAGAACAAACACTCGCCATCTTCTATCAAAAAGCCAGAGAACATGGCTTCAGCGAAAGTGTCCTTACTGGAAACAGACAGTTCAGGTCCAAGTAGTAATGGTGAAGGATCAGGAGAGCCATCGTCTCGTTTGGCTTCCACATGGCGAAACATGAAACAAGGAATCCAGAGTTTTAAAGAAAATGTAGCAACCAAGAAGTTTCTTCCACTAAGACAGGGACCAGAAACAACAACACTAACCAGCACAAGCAGAGTAGTGACTTCATCGGTGCCACAGTCGCTAGATGAGATATTCCAGAGACTGAAAAACCGGTCTGTAGAACACGGGCACTAtctcgatgaagatgatgaagtttgA
- the LOC104727210 gene encoding lanC-like protein GCL1 has translation MLSSAVEFVAEQRRCNDDGNGGETVKKDELDHLLSEPSAPTISIPTESFLRAATLLKNQVVEATWKGGVEALAPGSGLVLDPTVYTGLLGTAFTCLKSYEVTRNHQDLLTCAEIIDRCANVARATTRHVTFLCGRGGVYALGAIVANYRGNQSKRDHFLGLFLELAEERELPAGPEEGGFGMSYDLLYGRAGFLWGALFLNRYLGEGTVPDHLLSPIVAAILAGGRVGAADHEACPLLYRFHGTRFWGAANGLAGILYVLLHFPLLEEDVKDVQGTLRYMMSNRFPNSGNYPCSEGNPRDKLVQWAHGATGMAITLAKASQVFPKERDFREAAIEAGEVVWKSGLVKKVGLADGVAGNAYAFLSLYRLTGDVVYEERAKAFASYLCHDARDLLDMSRQEAEHDYSLFRGLAGPVCLWFDLVSPVDSKFPGYMI, from the exons atgtTGTCGTCGGCGGTTGAGTTTGTGGCGGAGCAGCGGAGATGCAACGACGATGGCAACGGCGGAGAGACGGTAAAGAAAGACGAACTTGATCATTTGCTTTCCGAACCGTCGGCTCCGACAATTTCTATCCCTACGGAATCTTTCCTCAGAGCAGCAACGTTACTCAAGAACCAG GTTGTGGAGGCCACGTGGAAAGGCGGTGTCGAAGCTCTTGCCCCTGGTTCGGGTCTGGTGCTGGATCCGACTGTGTACACAGGACTACTAGGCACAGCGTTCACCTGCTTGAAGTCGTACGAAGTCACGAGGAACCATCAAGATCTGCTAACTTGCGCAGAGATAATCGACAGGTGTGCTAACGTTGCACGTGCCACGACCAG GCACGTGACGTTTTTATGTGGAAGAGGAGGAGTTTATGCGCTTGGTGCAATCGTAGCCAATTACAGAGGAAACCAATCAAAACGTGACCACTTCCTTGGTCTTTTTCTTGAG CTcgcagaagagagagagttaccAGCAGGACCAGAGGAAGGAGGATTTGGGATGTCATATGACCTTCTCTATGGAAGAGCGGGTTTCCTTTGGGGTGCTCTGTTCCTAAACCGATATCTCGGTGAAGGCACTGTTCCTGACCATCTCTTATCACCCATCGTTGCAGCTATCTTAGCCGGTGGACGAGTTGGAGCCGCAGATCATGAAGCTTGTCCTCTGTTATACAG GTTTCACGGGACTCGATTTTGGGGTGCGGCAAACGGATTAGCTGGAATCTTGTATGTGTTGCTACATTTTCCTCTATTGGAAGAGGATGTTAAGGATGTTCAAGGGACATTGAGGTATATGATGAGTAATAGGTTCCCAAACAGCGGAAACTACCCGTGCAGCGAAGGGAATCCGAGGGATAAGTTGGTCCAATGGGCTCATGGAGCAACCGGCATGGCCATTACTTTGGCTAAAGCATCTCAGGTGTTTCCAAAGGAAAGGGATTTCCGCGAAGCAGCCATTGAAGCAGGAGAAGTAGTGTGGAAGAGTGGCTTGGTGAAGAAGGTAGGTTTAGCTGATGGAGTTGCTGGTAACGCCTATGCTTTCTTGTCGCTTTATCGGTTAACAGGAGATGTTGTATACGAAGAGAGAGCAAAAGCATTCGCGAGTTACTTGTGTCATGATGCAAGAGATCTCTTGGATATGTCAAGGCAAGAAGCAGAACATGATTATTCTCTTTTCCGGGGACTAGCTGGACCAGTATGTCTCTGGTTTGATCTTGTGTCACCAGTAGATTCTAAGTTTCCTGGTTATATGATTTAG
- the LOC104727209 gene encoding actin-related protein 2/3 complex subunit 5B-like, which yields MAGASEIVEADNAEAIIATIETKSQKIESLLKHYKHFEALKTALDDSPPKTLDERCKSANWIVVHKVIMAIRDIDGMLNALGAEYYDILMKYLYRGLATGDEPTCDQCLMIHEKLTERAGLGCILRCLNDTTNTV from the exons ATGGCTGGAGCATCAGAAATTGTTGAAGCTGATAATGCAGAGGCAATAATCGCGACGATCGAAACCAAATCGCAAAAGATTGAGAGCTTACTCAAACA TTACAAACATTTCGAAGCTCTGAAAACAGCTCTCGATGATTCGCCTCCCAAAACTCTCGATGAACGTTGCAAg TCAGCTAACTGGATAGTTGTGCACAAAGTTATCATGGCGATAAGGGATATCGACGGAATGTTGAATGCTCTTGGTGCCGAGTATTACGACATTCTCATGAA GTACTTGTATAGAGGCCTTGCGACTGGGGACGAACCTACATGCGATCAGTGTTTGATGATTCACGAGAAACTAACAGAGAGAGCTGGTCTCGGTTGCATTCTCCGCTGTCTTAATGATACTACCAATACCGTTTAA
- the LOC104727208 gene encoding ras-related protein RABA4a — MTSGGGYGDPSQKIDYVFKVVLIGDSAVGKSQILARYARDEFSLDSKATIGVEFQTRTLVIDHKSVKAQIWDTAGQERYRAVTSAYYRGAVGAMLVYDITRRQTFDHIPRWLEELRAHADKNIVIILIGNKSDLVDQRAIPTEDAKEFAEKEGLFFLETSAFNATNVESAFSTVLTEIFNIVNKKSLAASEDQENGNPGSLAGKKIDIVPGPGQVIPTKSNMCCNS, encoded by the exons ATGACGAGTGGAGGAGGATACGGAGATCCGTCGCAGAAGATTGATTACGTGTTCAAAGTTGTGCTGATCGGCGATTCAGCGGTTGGGAAATCTCAGATACTGGCGAGATATGCGAGAGACGAGTTCAGTTTGGATTCTAAAGCCACCATCGGCGTTGAGTTTCAGACTAGGACGCTTGTTATTGATCACAAGAGTGTTAAGGCTCAGATCTGGGATACCGCCGGCCAAGAACG ATACAGAGCGGTAACGAGTGCATATTACCGAGGAGCGGTTGGGGCGATGTTGGTTTATGATATAACCAGACGCCAAACCTTTGATCATATCCCAAGATGGCTAGAAGAATTGCGTGCTCATGCAGATAAGAACATTGTGATCATCCTTATTGGTAACAAGTCAGATCTTGTTGATCAACGAGCTATACCGACTGAAGATGCTAAAGAATTTGCAGAGAAAGAAGGCTTGTTCTTCTTGGAGACATCTGCGTTTAACGCAACCAATGTCGAGAGCGCTTTCTCCACGGTTTTGACTGAGATCTTCAACATTGTGAACAAGAAAAGTCTTGCGGCGAGTGAAGATCAAGAGAACGGCAATCCAGGGTCGCTTGCTGGTAAGAAGATTGATATTGTTCCGGGTCCTGGTCAAGTGATACCAACGAAGAGTAACATGTGTTGTAACTCTTAG
- the LOC104727213 gene encoding polyadenylate-binding protein 2-like isoform X2, with product MEEEEHEVYGGEIPDVGEMDGDMDAPNPDLDMAAADDDAVKELDEMKKRLKEMEDEAAALREMQAKVEKEMGGQDPASIAANQAGKEEVDARSVFVGNVDYACTPEEVQQHFQTCGTVHRVTILTDKFGQPKGFAYVEFVEVEAVQEALQLNESELHGRQLKVMQKRTNVPGLKQFRGRRFNPYMGYRFRRPFIPPYMYSPYGYGKAPRFRRPMRYMPYQ from the exons aTGGAGGAAGAGGAGCACGAGGTTTACGGGGGAGAAATTCCCGACGTCGGCGAGATGGATGGAGATATGGACGCTCCTAATCCCGATTTGGATATggctgctgctgatgatgatgcGGTTAAG GAGTTGGATGAGATGAAGAAACGATTGAAGGAGATGGAGGATGAGGCTGCTGCTCTGCGTGAGATGCAGGCTAAGGTCGAGAAGGAAATGGGAGGCCAAG ATCCCGCTAGTATTGCAGCAAATCAAGCAGGCAAGGAGGAGGTTGATGCTCGATCAGTTTTTGTTGGCAAT GTTGATTACGCTTGTACTCCCGAAGAAGTGCAGCAGCATTTCCAAACATGTGGCACTGTCCATCGGGTGACCATTTTAACAGACAAATTCGGGCAGCCAAAGGGATTTGCTTATGTAGAATTTGTCGAAGTCGAAGCTGTTCAAGAGGCTCTACAACTGAATGAATCAGAGTTACATGGTCGTCAATTGAAG GTCATGCAAAAGAGAACAAACGTTCCTGGATTGAAACAGTTCCGTGGTAGAAGATTCAATCCGTACATGGGTTACCGGTTCCGCAGACCTTTCATACCTCCTTATATGTATTCCCCATATGGATATGG AAAAGCTCCTAGGTTCAGAAGGCCAATGCGTTACATGCCGTACCAATAA
- the LOC104727213 gene encoding polyadenylate-binding protein 2-like isoform X1, translated as MEEEEHEVYGGEIPDVGEMDGDMDAPNPDLDMAAADDDAVKVELDEMKKRLKEMEDEAAALREMQAKVEKEMGGQDPASIAANQAGKEEVDARSVFVGNVDYACTPEEVQQHFQTCGTVHRVTILTDKFGQPKGFAYVEFVEVEAVQEALQLNESELHGRQLKVMQKRTNVPGLKQFRGRRFNPYMGYRFRRPFIPPYMYSPYGYGKAPRFRRPMRYMPYQ; from the exons aTGGAGGAAGAGGAGCACGAGGTTTACGGGGGAGAAATTCCCGACGTCGGCGAGATGGATGGAGATATGGACGCTCCTAATCCCGATTTGGATATggctgctgctgatgatgatgcGGTTAAGGTG GAGTTGGATGAGATGAAGAAACGATTGAAGGAGATGGAGGATGAGGCTGCTGCTCTGCGTGAGATGCAGGCTAAGGTCGAGAAGGAAATGGGAGGCCAAG ATCCCGCTAGTATTGCAGCAAATCAAGCAGGCAAGGAGGAGGTTGATGCTCGATCAGTTTTTGTTGGCAAT GTTGATTACGCTTGTACTCCCGAAGAAGTGCAGCAGCATTTCCAAACATGTGGCACTGTCCATCGGGTGACCATTTTAACAGACAAATTCGGGCAGCCAAAGGGATTTGCTTATGTAGAATTTGTCGAAGTCGAAGCTGTTCAAGAGGCTCTACAACTGAATGAATCAGAGTTACATGGTCGTCAATTGAAG GTCATGCAAAAGAGAACAAACGTTCCTGGATTGAAACAGTTCCGTGGTAGAAGATTCAATCCGTACATGGGTTACCGGTTCCGCAGACCTTTCATACCTCCTTATATGTATTCCCCATATGGATATGG AAAAGCTCCTAGGTTCAGAAGGCCAATGCGTTACATGCCGTACCAATAA